Proteins from a genomic interval of Flammeovirgaceae bacterium SG7u.111:
- the rodA gene encoding rod shape-determining protein RodA, whose translation MREQRNLTQSVDWVIIMIYAGLVIMGWLNIYAAVYDPSLDQSIFEMRYNSGKQLVWIFLSIPIIIAIMVIDFNFYDKLAYVVYGLLIFTLVFVLVFGREVAGSKSWLDLGFARLQPSEFAKFATAIGLAKVISMRDLRLEKFSDFMLASIFVIVPAGLIILQGDTGSAIVFGSFIIMFYREGFPGFLVGILLFCVGIFIVTLFARESFFNELILTVVGVGVAILALLVYLKKKRGFWITLFGFVLAVGLIYSVDFIISDVMKPHQRKRIEILVDPNKDPTGAGWQVTQSKIAIGSGGFTGKGFLEGTQTKFDFVPDQSTDFIFCTVGEEHGYLGSFIVVILFIALLFRVTQIAERQKSRFSRVYGYSVAGIFFFHFMINIGMTIGVFPVIGIPLPFFSYGGSSLWSFTFLLFILVKLDAHRMQILARY comes from the coding sequence ATGAGAGAACAAAGAAACTTAACACAATCGGTTGACTGGGTAATTATAATGATCTATGCTGGCTTGGTGATCATGGGCTGGCTCAATATCTATGCGGCTGTATATGACCCTTCGCTTGATCAAAGCATTTTTGAGATGCGCTACAATTCAGGCAAGCAACTAGTGTGGATTTTTCTCTCTATTCCCATTATCATCGCCATTATGGTGATCGATTTCAACTTTTACGACAAGCTTGCCTACGTGGTCTATGGGCTTCTTATTTTTACCTTGGTCTTCGTTCTGGTTTTTGGTAGGGAGGTCGCTGGCTCTAAATCATGGCTCGATCTCGGTTTTGCCCGCCTCCAACCCTCCGAGTTTGCCAAATTTGCCACCGCCATTGGGCTTGCCAAAGTGATAAGTATGCGAGATTTGAGGCTGGAAAAATTCTCTGATTTTATGCTGGCATCTATTTTTGTGATCGTGCCAGCGGGGCTTATCATTTTACAGGGCGATACGGGTTCGGCTATTGTATTTGGCTCGTTTATCATCATGTTTTACCGAGAAGGTTTCCCTGGTTTTTTAGTAGGTATTTTGCTCTTTTGTGTGGGTATTTTTATCGTCACACTTTTTGCCAGAGAATCTTTTTTTAATGAGTTGATTTTGACTGTGGTAGGTGTAGGTGTTGCCATATTGGCTTTGTTGGTTTATTTGAAGAAAAAACGTGGATTTTGGATTACCCTTTTTGGGTTTGTGCTTGCGGTAGGGCTTATCTACAGCGTAGATTTTATCATTAGCGATGTGATGAAGCCTCACCAGCGGAAAAGGATAGAGATCTTAGTTGACCCTAACAAAGACCCGACAGGAGCAGGCTGGCAAGTTACCCAGTCTAAAATTGCTATTGGGTCGGGAGGATTTACTGGAAAGGGTTTCTTGGAAGGGACACAAACAAAGTTCGACTTCGTGCCCGATCAAAGTACCGATTTCATCTTTTGTACAGTAGGAGAGGAACACGGGTATCTTGGTAGTTTTATCGTTGTCATATTATTTATTGCTCTGCTATTTAGGGTAACCCAAATTGCGGAACGGCAAAAATCCCGTTTTTCGAGAGTATACGGCTACTCCGTAGCGGGTATTTTCTTCTTTCATTTCATGATCAACATCGGGATGACCATTGGTGTATTCCCAGTAATCGGTATTCCCTTGCCCTTTTTTAGCTACGGGGGCTCCTCGCTTTGGTCGTTTACCTTCTTGCTTTTCATCTTAGTGAAGCTCGATGCCCATCGAATGCAAATTTTGGCGAGGTATTGA
- the fbp gene encoding class 1 fructose-bisphosphatase, which yields MNNIEKFTTPIGTALDRFIAEKQEEFPYATGELSQLLRDIALASKIINREINRAGLSGIEGSTGEENVQGEHQQMLDVIADFRFTKALIRGGQTCGIVSEEKEHLIDTKNHKAKYIVAIDPLDGSSNIDVNVSVGTIFSIYRRKSEIGTPPSEMDILQKGSEQVAAGYILYGSSTMLVFTTGFGVHGFTYEPSLGEYFLSHHQMQIKDQGNIYSVNEGQYNQFSPAVKQYIEECKSNNVTARYIGSLVADFHRNLLKGGIYLYPATKSYENGKLRLMYECNALAFLIEQAGGMAVDGEQRILDIEPTSLHQRCPFFVGSTSMVKKVMSMMKEEVTL from the coding sequence ATGAATAACATAGAAAAATTTACCACGCCAATAGGCACAGCGCTTGATCGCTTCATTGCCGAAAAACAAGAAGAATTTCCTTATGCTACTGGTGAGCTTTCCCAGTTACTCCGCGACATTGCCCTAGCCTCAAAAATCATCAACAGAGAGATCAATCGTGCAGGGCTTTCCGGCATAGAAGGAAGCACTGGTGAGGAAAATGTACAGGGCGAACACCAGCAAATGTTGGATGTTATTGCTGATTTTAGGTTTACCAAAGCGCTTATAAGGGGAGGGCAGACTTGTGGAATTGTTTCCGAGGAAAAAGAACACCTCATCGACACAAAAAACCACAAGGCTAAATATATTGTGGCGATTGACCCATTAGATGGTTCTTCTAATATCGATGTGAATGTTTCGGTCGGAACTATCTTCTCTATTTATAGGAGGAAAAGCGAGATAGGTACTCCTCCTTCGGAAATGGATATTTTGCAAAAAGGCTCTGAGCAGGTGGCTGCTGGGTATATTTTGTACGGATCATCTACCATGCTTGTGTTCACCACAGGCTTTGGGGTGCATGGCTTTACTTATGAACCTTCGCTTGGTGAATATTTCCTTTCTCATCACCAGATGCAGATCAAAGACCAAGGCAATATTTATTCGGTGAACGAAGGGCAGTACAACCAGTTTTCGCCAGCAGTGAAGCAGTATATTGAGGAGTGCAAATCTAACAATGTAACAGCGAGGTATATTGGCTCTTTGGTAGCCGATTTCCACCGAAATTTGTTGAAAGGTGGCATTTACCTTTACCCTGCTACTAAGAGTTATGAAAATGGTAAGCTAAGGCTAATGTACGAGTGCAATGCCTTGGCATTCCTGATAGAACAAGCTGGAGGAATGGCTGTAGATGGAGAGCAAAGAATTTTGGACATTGAGCCGACTTCTTTGCATCAGCGTTGCCCATTCTTTGTAGGTTCTACAAGTATGGTGAAAAAAGTAATGTCGATGATGAAAGAAGAAGTTACTCTGTAA